In a genomic window of Mycolicibacter heraklionensis:
- a CDS encoding LLM class F420-dependent oxidoreductase — translation MRIGVQLAYAGGFKEAVERVVELERIGIDVVSVAEAYSFDAISQLGYLAAKTSRVELLTGVLPIYTRTPALLAMTAAGLDYVSDGRFALGLGTSGPQVVEGFHGVPFDAPLGRTREVVEICRAVWRRERLRYDGKHYQLPLPAERGTGLGKALQLINHPVREQIPISIAALGPKNVELTAEIANGWQPVFFYPERADDVWGESLKAGAAKRDPALGPLDVIVGASLAIGDDVEDRLAWVKPQLALYIGGMGAKGRNFYHNLATRYGFGEVANRIQELYLSGRKTEAIDAVPDELVRNTSLVGPRGLVAERLAAYAEAGVTTLLVGPLATAPDEALRYVEELRALLPS, via the coding sequence ATGCGAATCGGTGTTCAGCTGGCCTACGCGGGTGGGTTCAAGGAAGCGGTGGAGCGGGTTGTCGAGCTCGAGCGAATCGGGATCGACGTGGTGTCGGTCGCCGAGGCCTACTCGTTCGACGCCATCAGCCAGCTGGGCTACCTGGCGGCCAAGACATCGCGAGTCGAGCTCCTGACCGGGGTCCTGCCCATCTACACCCGAACTCCTGCCTTGCTGGCGATGACGGCCGCCGGATTGGACTACGTGTCCGACGGCCGGTTCGCCCTGGGCCTCGGCACCTCTGGGCCGCAGGTGGTGGAGGGCTTCCACGGCGTGCCGTTCGACGCCCCGCTGGGACGCACCCGCGAGGTGGTGGAGATCTGCCGGGCGGTGTGGCGCCGCGAACGACTCCGCTACGACGGAAAGCACTACCAACTGCCCCTCCCGGCCGAACGCGGGACCGGGCTCGGCAAGGCTTTGCAGTTGATCAATCATCCGGTGCGCGAACAGATTCCGATCTCGATCGCCGCGCTGGGACCCAAGAACGTTGAACTGACCGCCGAGATCGCCAACGGTTGGCAGCCGGTGTTCTTCTACCCGGAACGTGCCGATGACGTGTGGGGTGAATCCCTGAAAGCCGGTGCGGCCAAACGTGATCCCGCGTTAGGTCCGCTGGACGTCATCGTGGGGGCGTCGCTGGCCATCGGCGACGACGTCGAGGATCGGCTGGCTTGGGTGAAACCGCAGCTGGCGCTCTACATCGGTGGAATGGGCGCCAAAGGCCGCAACTTCTACCACAACCTGGCCACCCGTTACGGGTTCGGCGAGGTCGCGAATCGCATTCAGGAGCTGTACCTGTCCGGACGCAAGACCGAGGCGATCGACGCGGTGCCCGACGAGCTGGTGCGCAACACGTCCTTGGTCGGACCCCGCGGCCTGGTGGCCGAACGACTCGCCGCCTACGCCGAGGCCGGCGTGACAACGCTGCTGGTCGGCCCGCTGGCCACAGCGCCGGACGAAGCGCTGCGCTACGTCGAGGAGCTGCGCGCTCTGCTGCCGTCCTGA
- the gjpA gene encoding outer membrane porin GjpA: protein MAVQQTLRPYVTAGIAIVGSGLIAATPVVATPLAGGPTIRDVALTAGGLPDLLAPWTAVFNEASENATILAQNYFLAPGVAFQQILANQTQYWQEILDDPSKIPDVMQQIQSNLDAVLTGYTLQNASGSLGLSGLEGTIGAVGVHTLSGTDLNTFALGHDALFGLLPQFLPADMADVATPIVNFLASPLSAIIIGSLGPAISPWVAMMNSIQDGDGLNQIMASWLDGYLNGATLNLDSLLPLIASTGLLPEGTDITHLEFAFGGLLTPGEVAVGPYQVTDADGNLIDVPAVGGSIFNSLGITLQTGILPGVPIAIDGYGVGPIAAMQAWGQIVGSLLGSGWTGKGPVEVAPPWTGIDFPIVPDDWFDDGGAGAGASTDFLADLAGLLGFDA, encoded by the coding sequence ATGGCTGTGCAGCAAACCCTTCGCCCCTACGTCACCGCCGGTATCGCGATCGTCGGCTCCGGCCTGATCGCCGCCACCCCGGTCGTGGCTACCCCGCTGGCCGGTGGCCCCACCATCCGAGATGTCGCACTCACCGCGGGCGGGCTTCCCGATCTGCTCGCGCCGTGGACGGCGGTGTTCAACGAGGCCTCGGAGAACGCGACGATCCTCGCCCAGAACTACTTCCTGGCCCCCGGGGTGGCGTTCCAGCAGATCCTGGCCAACCAGACCCAGTACTGGCAGGAGATCCTCGACGACCCGTCGAAGATCCCGGACGTGATGCAGCAGATCCAGAGCAACCTGGACGCGGTGCTGACGGGCTACACCTTGCAGAACGCCTCCGGGAGCCTCGGGTTGAGCGGTTTGGAGGGCACCATCGGCGCGGTGGGGGTGCACACCCTCAGCGGAACGGATCTGAACACCTTCGCCCTCGGTCACGACGCGCTCTTCGGCCTGCTGCCACAGTTCCTGCCTGCCGACATGGCCGATGTGGCGACGCCGATCGTGAACTTCCTGGCCTCACCGCTCAGCGCCATCATCATCGGGTCGCTGGGGCCGGCCATCAGCCCCTGGGTCGCGATGATGAACAGCATCCAAGACGGTGATGGCCTCAACCAGATCATGGCCAGCTGGCTTGACGGCTACCTCAACGGCGCCACCCTCAACCTCGACAGCCTGCTTCCCCTGATCGCCAGCACCGGCTTGCTCCCGGAGGGCACCGACATCACCCACCTGGAGTTCGCTTTCGGTGGTCTCCTGACCCCGGGCGAGGTGGCGGTAGGCCCCTACCAGGTGACCGATGCCGACGGCAATCTCATCGACGTTCCCGCGGTCGGGGGCTCGATCTTCAACAGCCTCGGCATCACGCTGCAGACAGGCATCCTGCCGGGCGTGCCCATCGCAATTGACGGCTACGGCGTCGGCCCGATCGCGGCCATGCAGGCCTGGGGACAGATCGTCGGTTCGCTGCTCGGTTCGGGCTGGACAGGCAAGGGGCCCGTCGAGGTCGCGCCGCCGTGGACGGGGATCGACTTCCCGATCGTGCCCGACGATTGGTTCGACGACGGCGGTGCGGGTGCCGGTGCGTCAACCGACTTCCTCGCTGACCTGGCGGGGCTCCTCGGCTTCGATGCCTGA
- the gjpA gene encoding outer membrane porin GjpA produces the protein MQQALRPYATAGVAIVGASLIAVTPGVTPSTQTALARDFALTADFSLSDLTDPYVAAYNTAQDNIARMMASYDAAPNIGFTQAMNNLTGYIQSMTDDPSTIPAMMNAIQTDLKNAWSAITLMSASQDTINDVIRHTMDSSYLAGNLSGGHEIIFNQVPGFLPEDQAATLTPIINFLGSPMSALMLASVSPWIAPWVALGNSWDDISEALRDGDTSTALQGLINIPANMFDASLNGATLNLDSLLPSINDAGLLPGNMEMTHLDFAFGGWFSTGGHVTADPMRILDADGNEIGQAPASGGSIFNSVGFDISGIPVVGNIHAPSDAIGPLGAWLGLSQVIGSQLGWGSWSGKDPIFSIPAPEGYVVDDGGIDDGGAGSAMADSFSFGDLFADLGLAG, from the coding sequence ATGCAGCAAGCACTTCGGCCCTACGCCACCGCCGGTGTCGCGATCGTGGGCGCAAGCCTGATCGCTGTCACCCCCGGCGTGACGCCGTCGACCCAAACGGCCCTCGCACGTGACTTTGCGTTGACCGCCGACTTCAGCCTCTCCGACCTCACCGACCCGTACGTCGCGGCCTACAACACCGCTCAGGACAACATCGCGCGGATGATGGCCTCTTACGACGCGGCGCCCAACATCGGTTTCACCCAGGCCATGAACAACCTGACCGGCTACATCCAGAGCATGACCGACGACCCGTCGACCATCCCGGCGATGATGAACGCGATCCAGACCGACCTCAAGAACGCGTGGTCGGCGATCACGTTGATGAGCGCCTCGCAGGACACCATCAACGACGTCATCCGCCACACCATGGACAGCAGCTACCTGGCGGGCAACCTGAGCGGTGGCCACGAAATCATCTTCAACCAGGTCCCGGGCTTCCTGCCGGAAGATCAGGCCGCGACGCTCACCCCGATCATCAACTTCCTGGGCTCGCCGATGAGCGCCCTCATGCTCGCCTCGGTGAGTCCCTGGATCGCGCCCTGGGTCGCCTTGGGTAACAGCTGGGACGACATCAGTGAAGCGCTGCGCGACGGTGACACGTCCACCGCGCTGCAGGGCCTGATCAACATCCCGGCGAACATGTTCGACGCCTCGCTCAACGGCGCCACTCTCAACCTGGACAGTCTGTTGCCGTCGATCAACGATGCGGGCCTACTCCCGGGCAACATGGAGATGACCCACCTGGACTTCGCGTTCGGCGGGTGGTTCAGCACCGGCGGGCACGTCACTGCCGACCCGATGCGCATCCTGGACGCCGACGGGAACGAGATCGGCCAGGCGCCGGCCTCCGGCGGCTCGATCTTCAACAGCGTCGGCTTCGACATCTCCGGCATCCCGGTGGTCGGCAACATCCACGCGCCCAGTGACGCGATCGGGCCCCTCGGTGCCTGGCTGGGTCTGTCCCAGGTCATCGGCTCGCAGCTGGGCTGGGGTTCGTGGAGTGGCAAGGACCCCATCTTCAGCATTCCGGCACCGGAGGGCTACGTCGTCGATGACGGCGGCATCGACGACGGTGGCGCGGGCAGCGCGATGGCCGACAGCTTCAGCTTCGGCGACCTGTTCGCTGACCTTGGCCTGGCCGGCTGA
- a CDS encoding CopG family transcriptional regulator, with amino-acid sequence MRTTVVIDSDVAAEIERLRRQGLGISEALNLLARRGIAAQASAPGTRYRHRTAPIGLKVDVTNVAEVLDLLDDER; translated from the coding sequence GTGAGGACCACCGTGGTGATCGATAGCGATGTCGCTGCCGAGATCGAACGACTTCGGCGGCAGGGTCTGGGGATCAGCGAGGCGCTGAACCTGCTCGCCCGCCGCGGCATCGCCGCCCAGGCCAGCGCCCCCGGGACCCGATACCGTCATCGCACCGCGCCGATCGGCCTGAAGGTCGATGTCACCAACGTGGCCGAAGTCCTCGACCTACTCGATGACGAGCGATGA
- a CDS encoding fatty acyl-AMP ligase encodes MEFTPTVTTPAAETLVELLQRQAERLDDKVAFSFSYNGDDEGRSELTFAELDRRARAIAANLQRYDINGERVLVLVRPGLDFIAGFFGCLYAGAVAVPVHQKLAPRLAVVVPDAQARFALTAAENREATRAAVAGIPGEPEQWFFTDAGADPDTWVTPDLNIDSPAAIQYTSGSTRSPKGVLLSHGNILHNCDAIRQSWNGDENAKGVFWLPPHHDLGLIGGILSMIYIGASTALMSPTAFIKRPMRWLELVSAHRGVITAAPNFAYDRCVETSTPEERAALDLSCMTVAMNGAEAVRATSLAAFADAFAPAGFQLSSCYPVYGLAEATLCVASGSPAGVPGVRYLDRVALEQDRIVDVSPDDPAAATFVGCGQPRQSDVAIVDPVTRQPCGPDEIGEIWVAGPNVAQGYWNRPEETAATFGAVLAEPGDPNRGPFLRTGDLGFLCAGEIFTTGRCKDLITIDGHNYYPNDIEFTVQQCDPVLVSGRGAVFATDAPPGGVEQLVVVHEVDSARAADADLDAVIEAIRLAVATHHGIAADAVVLVHHVSLPTTSSGKIQRGQTKQHFVEGKLAALAEWRTPTQELSLEELEAAAKIVSTLQSWGTRQG; translated from the coding sequence ATGGAATTCACGCCTACCGTGACTACACCCGCTGCAGAAACCCTGGTTGAGCTGCTGCAACGCCAAGCTGAACGGCTCGACGACAAAGTCGCGTTCAGCTTCTCCTACAACGGCGACGACGAAGGACGCAGCGAGCTGACATTCGCTGAGCTGGACCGCCGCGCACGCGCCATCGCGGCGAACCTGCAGCGCTACGACATCAACGGCGAACGGGTGCTGGTGCTGGTGCGGCCGGGACTGGACTTCATCGCCGGGTTCTTCGGCTGCCTGTACGCGGGCGCCGTGGCGGTGCCGGTGCACCAGAAGCTGGCGCCGCGCCTGGCGGTGGTCGTCCCCGACGCTCAGGCCCGGTTCGCGCTCACCGCCGCCGAGAACCGCGAGGCCACCCGGGCCGCGGTCGCCGGGATTCCGGGAGAACCCGAGCAGTGGTTCTTCACCGACGCCGGCGCCGACCCCGACACCTGGGTGACCCCCGACCTCAACATCGACTCCCCGGCGGCCATCCAGTACACCTCCGGCTCGACCCGCTCCCCCAAGGGTGTGCTGCTCAGCCACGGCAATATCCTGCACAACTGCGATGCCATCCGTCAGTCGTGGAACGGCGACGAGAACGCCAAGGGCGTGTTCTGGCTGCCACCGCACCACGATCTGGGCTTGATCGGCGGCATTCTGTCCATGATCTACATCGGGGCCAGCACGGCGCTGATGTCACCGACCGCCTTCATCAAACGCCCGATGCGCTGGCTGGAGCTGGTGTCTGCCCATCGCGGCGTGATCACCGCCGCGCCGAACTTCGCCTACGACCGGTGCGTGGAGACCAGCACTCCCGAAGAACGTGCCGCACTGGACCTTTCCTGCATGACGGTGGCGATGAACGGTGCAGAGGCGGTGCGCGCTACGTCGCTCGCCGCCTTCGCAGACGCCTTCGCGCCGGCGGGTTTCCAGCTCTCGTCGTGCTATCCGGTGTACGGGTTGGCCGAGGCCACCCTGTGTGTGGCGTCCGGGTCGCCCGCCGGAGTGCCCGGAGTGCGCTACCTCGATCGTGTTGCGCTGGAGCAGGACCGCATCGTTGATGTGTCGCCGGATGACCCCGCCGCCGCGACATTCGTCGGATGCGGCCAGCCCCGTCAATCCGACGTCGCCATCGTCGACCCGGTGACTCGCCAGCCCTGCGGTCCCGACGAGATCGGCGAGATCTGGGTCGCCGGACCCAATGTCGCGCAGGGTTATTGGAACAGGCCCGAAGAGACGGCGGCGACCTTTGGGGCGGTGCTGGCCGAGCCGGGCGACCCGAACCGCGGCCCGTTCCTGCGCACCGGAGACCTCGGTTTCCTCTGTGCCGGCGAGATTTTCACAACCGGACGATGCAAGGACCTAATCACCATCGACGGTCACAACTACTACCCCAACGACATCGAATTCACCGTCCAGCAATGCGACCCGGTGCTGGTATCGGGCCGCGGGGCGGTCTTTGCGACCGACGCGCCGCCCGGTGGCGTCGAGCAGCTGGTGGTCGTGCACGAAGTGGACAGCGCGCGGGCCGCCGACGCCGACCTCGACGCAGTCATCGAAGCGATTCGGCTGGCGGTCGCAACCCATCACGGGATCGCGGCCGACGCCGTGGTCCTGGTGCATCACGTATCGCTGCCGACCACCTCAAGCGGCAAGATTCAGCGCGGCCAGACCAAGCAACACTTCGTGGAGGGCAAACTGGCAGCCCTCGCCGAGTGGCGTACTCCCACCCAGGAACTGTCGCTGGAAGAGCTGGAGGCAGCGGCCAAGATCGTCTCGACGCTGCAGTCCTGGGGAACCCGCCAGGGCTGA
- a CDS encoding PGRS repeat-containing protein encodes MSRRHSSSQPDNTGARYRKRVIGATSAVGAFLAFGMAPLAAAPTAHADGDFDLGDLFGDLFSSWSTTDSGDTAATWDLSALFGAADPGSAAGDPFSWTGIMDQWFYEPLHSIAQLWITNPFGEAVNGMINQWSGMYLIGNGVAGTEDNPNGGDGGLWFGDGGAGWSSDQAGVAGGDGGSALGWLGNGGDGGAGGAGAAGGDGGAGGWFMGHGGAGGAGGAATVAGGFGGAGGDGGAAAAWYFGNGGAGGAGGAGMNGTTNVTGTGMSGGQGGNGGAGGRSGYMFGDGGQGGAGGAAGNGGNGTTGATDGLAGGTGGNGGNGGAGGARGSDYYASSFFGSAGASGDGANGGNGGAGGEAAKDGAGDYLGQGGGGGTGGAGGSGEHGGNGGTGGNGGDGNGLNKTDPTVPYSTGGQGGTGGQGGNSLGANTGGTGGDGGKGGLGAVGFGGQGGTGGQGGDSDSGTGGAGGNGGVAGNGATNDNTVATTGGQGGYGGQGGNSNTGTSGAGGNGAAGGNGTLRGGNGGGGGGGGYSQTGNGGNGGNGGAAGKGLGWNDGTTTWSAGGNGGSGGTGGMSGGTGNGGNGGAAAAGADGATGAGVVSIGGMGGSGGAGGSTSGGTAGAGADGGAGGNGTASGGEGGRGGDGGPGYQGLATKSGGGAGGNGGAGGNSGGVATPDDAPAGFGTSHAGTGGAGGAGGSASYSAAGGQGGNGGTGGAGSGSIDGGTGGAGGAGGNGVTAGNAGNGGAGGTAAAGNGGTGGAGGTGGTADDGAAGISGIPVLPGGANTAGGNGGNGAAGGTGGNGGVGGASTSGTGGNGGAGGTGGDGGGGGAGGPGGTNPDTGNGYNGGNGGNGGNGGTGGNGGGHGTGGAGNGTGGAAGSGGNAGAAGAAGPGGAATGTGTPGADGAAGSAGTTGGSGTPGT; translated from the coding sequence ATGAGTCGTCGTCACAGCAGTAGCCAGCCTGATAACACCGGAGCGCGGTACCGCAAGCGGGTGATCGGTGCCACCAGCGCGGTCGGCGCGTTCCTGGCTTTTGGGATGGCCCCGTTAGCCGCCGCGCCGACCGCGCATGCCGATGGCGATTTCGATCTCGGCGACCTCTTCGGCGATCTGTTCAGTTCGTGGTCCACGACGGACTCCGGTGACACCGCAGCCACCTGGGACCTCAGTGCCCTGTTCGGTGCGGCTGACCCCGGCAGCGCCGCCGGTGACCCGTTCTCCTGGACCGGGATCATGGACCAGTGGTTCTACGAGCCGCTGCACAGCATCGCCCAGCTCTGGATCACCAACCCGTTTGGTGAAGCGGTCAACGGGATGATCAACCAGTGGTCCGGCATGTACCTGATCGGCAACGGCGTTGCCGGTACCGAGGACAACCCCAACGGTGGTGACGGCGGACTGTGGTTCGGCGACGGCGGCGCCGGCTGGAGCAGTGACCAAGCCGGCGTGGCCGGCGGCGACGGCGGCTCCGCGCTCGGCTGGCTGGGCAACGGTGGTGACGGTGGCGCGGGCGGTGCCGGTGCGGCTGGCGGTGACGGCGGCGCCGGCGGTTGGTTCATGGGCCACGGCGGCGCCGGCGGTGCCGGTGGTGCCGCGACCGTCGCGGGCGGTTTCGGTGGCGCAGGCGGTGACGGCGGCGCGGCGGCGGCCTGGTACTTCGGCAACGGCGGGGCCGGCGGCGCTGGCGGCGCCGGCATGAACGGCACCACGAACGTCACCGGCACGGGTATGAGTGGTGGCCAGGGCGGCAACGGTGGTGCCGGCGGCCGCAGCGGTTACATGTTCGGCGATGGCGGCCAGGGCGGCGCCGGTGGTGCTGCCGGAAACGGCGGTAACGGCACGACCGGTGCGACCGATGGTCTGGCCGGCGGTACCGGCGGCAACGGCGGCAACGGTGGAGCCGGCGGTGCCCGCGGCTCCGATTACTACGCCAGCTCGTTCTTCGGCAGCGCCGGGGCGAGCGGTGACGGCGCCAACGGCGGTAACGGCGGCGCCGGTGGGGAGGCCGCCAAGGACGGGGCCGGTGACTACCTCGGCCAAGGCGGCGGCGGTGGTACCGGCGGTGCCGGCGGCAGTGGTGAGCACGGCGGCAACGGCGGCACCGGTGGTAACGGCGGTGATGGCAACGGCCTCAACAAGACAGACCCCACCGTTCCCTACAGCACTGGAGGACAGGGCGGTACGGGCGGCCAGGGCGGTAACTCGCTGGGCGCCAACACCGGCGGCACCGGCGGTGACGGCGGCAAGGGCGGCCTGGGCGCCGTGGGCTTCGGCGGTCAGGGCGGCACCGGCGGCCAGGGCGGCGACAGTGACAGCGGCACTGGCGGCGCCGGCGGCAACGGCGGCGTCGCCGGCAACGGCGCCACCAATGACAACACCGTCGCCACCACTGGTGGGCAGGGCGGCTACGGCGGCCAGGGCGGCAACAGCAACACCGGCACCAGCGGCGCCGGCGGCAACGGTGCGGCCGGCGGAAACGGGACGCTGCGCGGCGGCAACGGCGGTGGCGGTGGCGGCGGCGGCTACAGCCAGACCGGCAACGGCGGCAATGGCGGCAATGGCGGTGCGGCCGGCAAGGGCCTGGGCTGGAACGACGGCACCACGACCTGGAGCGCGGGCGGCAACGGCGGATCCGGCGGCACCGGCGGCATGTCGGGTGGGACCGGTAACGGCGGTAACGGTGGTGCCGCTGCGGCCGGTGCCGACGGCGCGACCGGCGCAGGCGTGGTCAGCATCGGCGGCATGGGCGGATCCGGCGGTGCCGGTGGCTCGACCAGCGGCGGGACCGCGGGCGCAGGAGCTGACGGTGGTGCCGGCGGCAACGGCACCGCGTCCGGCGGCGAAGGCGGGCGCGGCGGTGACGGTGGCCCCGGCTACCAGGGCCTTGCCACCAAGTCCGGCGGCGGTGCGGGAGGCAATGGCGGCGCGGGCGGTAACAGCGGCGGCGTCGCCACGCCGGACGACGCACCTGCCGGCTTCGGCACCAGCCACGCCGGTACCGGCGGGGCCGGTGGTGCCGGCGGCTCAGCGTCCTACAGTGCGGCCGGCGGTCAGGGCGGTAACGGTGGCACCGGTGGAGCCGGAAGCGGATCGATCGACGGCGGCACCGGCGGCGCGGGTGGCGCCGGCGGTAACGGTGTCACCGCGGGCAACGCCGGCAATGGCGGTGCCGGTGGTACCGCTGCTGCCGGTAACGGTGGCACCGGTGGTGCCGGTGGCACCGGCGGCACTGCTGACGACGGGGCCGCCGGCATCAGCGGCATACCAGTGCTCCCCGGCGGCGCGAACACCGCTGGTGGCAACGGCGGTAACGGCGCGGCCGGTGGCACCGGCGGTAACGGTGGCGTCGGCGGCGCGTCCACCAGCGGAACCGGCGGCAACGGGGGTGCTGGCGGCACCGGCGGCGACGGCGGCGGTGGCGGTGCCGGCGGTCCTGGCGGAACCAACCCCGACACCGGCAACGGCTACAACGGCGGTAACGGTGGCAACGGTGGCAACGGCGGTACCGGTGGCAATGGCGGCGGCCACGGCACCGGCGGCGCCGGCAACGGCACCGGCGGCGCCGCGGGCAGCGGCGGCAACGCCGGCGCGGCGGGTGCCGCTGGTCCGGGCGGTGCGGCCACCGGTACCGGAACGCCCGGCGCCGACGGCGCGGCCGGCAGCGCCGGAACCACTGGCGGGTCGGGTACGCCCGGCACCTAG
- a CDS encoding TA system VapC family ribonuclease toxin, producing the protein MLLDANLLLYAIDAHSKHNPVAAAWLEETLNGDNRIGLPWQTIGAFLRIVTHPRVTANPLSASDAWQYIEDWLAVPVVWIPPAGESTARVYARICAQVEVTANLVPDAQLAALAIEHGVELASADSDFQRFPGLRWINPLASG; encoded by the coding sequence ATGCTCCTAGACGCCAACCTCCTGCTGTACGCGATCGACGCCCATAGCAAACACAATCCGGTGGCTGCGGCGTGGCTGGAAGAAACATTGAACGGCGACAACAGGATTGGCTTGCCGTGGCAGACCATCGGCGCGTTCCTGCGGATCGTCACGCACCCGAGAGTTACCGCGAATCCCCTGAGCGCCTCGGACGCATGGCAATACATCGAGGACTGGTTGGCGGTTCCGGTGGTGTGGATCCCGCCAGCCGGCGAATCCACCGCCCGGGTTTACGCCAGAATCTGCGCGCAGGTCGAGGTCACCGCCAACCTCGTGCCGGATGCGCAGCTTGCCGCCCTCGCGATCGAGCACGGCGTCGAACTGGCCTCTGCCGACTCCGATTTTCAGCGTTTCCCCGGCCTGCGCTGGATCAACCCGCTGGCTTCCGGTTAG